One region of Bacteroidales bacterium genomic DNA includes:
- a CDS encoding TatD family hydrolase, whose protein sequence is MILIDSHTHIYLEEFADDVELTVNRAIQNDVKKLILPNIDSTSIKPMFDLCNQFPGICFSCMGLHPGSVNQNYHSEMEIISEWLAKEKFVAIGEIGIDLYWDKTFINEQIEVFKLQLELAKKYNLPVIIHSRNALNEIIQVLNEKNYSDVKAVFHCYPGSLEQAKQLIKNNHLLGIGGVVTYKNSGLAKVVKEIPLENIILETDSPYLPPVPYRGQRNESAYIKTIAEFIATLRNCSVDEVAAITTKNACSFFNIEI, encoded by the coding sequence ATGATTTTGATAGACTCGCATACACATATTTACCTTGAAGAATTTGCAGATGATGTTGAATTGACCGTCAATCGTGCTATTCAGAACGATGTAAAAAAACTGATTTTACCCAACATCGACAGCACTTCAATAAAACCAATGTTTGATTTGTGCAATCAATTTCCCGGTATTTGTTTTTCCTGCATGGGGCTTCATCCCGGTTCTGTCAATCAAAATTATCATTCCGAAATGGAAATCATCAGCGAATGGTTAGCGAAAGAAAAGTTTGTAGCCATTGGTGAAATTGGAATTGACTTGTATTGGGATAAAACTTTTATCAATGAACAAATAGAAGTTTTTAAACTTCAGCTTGAGCTTGCAAAAAAATATAATCTTCCGGTAATCATTCACAGTCGTAATGCGCTGAATGAAATCATTCAAGTACTTAACGAGAAAAATTATTCCGATGTGAAAGCTGTTTTCCATTGCTATCCGGGCAGTTTGGAGCAGGCAAAACAATTGATTAAAAATAATCATTTGCTCGGAATCGGTGGAGTGGTTACATACAAAAATTCGGGGCTTGCAAAAGTTGTAAAAGAAATTCCTTTGGAAAATATTATTCTCGAAACCGATTCACCTTACCTGCCACCAGTACCTTATCGCGGACAACGAAACGAAAGCGCTTACATCAAAACCATAGCTGAATTTATTGCAACACTACGTAATTGCAGTGTTGATGAAGTAGCCGCAATCACTACAAAAAACGCATGTTCATTTTTTAATATCGAAATATGA
- a CDS encoding glycosyltransferase family 9 protein, which yields MKKILIIRFSSIGDIVLTSPIIRCVKQQLKDVELHYLTKESHLPIVKHNPYIDKIYTIKKSVMSVMPQLKEEKYDFIIDLHNSIRSTSTVLHLVRPFNSVKKLNIKKELYVYTKINLLPKVHNVDRFFDVVEKLGVKNDGKGLDYFISDDEVVNLSDLPETHRNGYVAFVIGGKHATKRLPDNKIISICTRIHHPVIILGGKENHESGELIKSVVGDKVYNACGLYSLNQAASIIQQSKQVISNDTGLMHVAAAFKKPVISIWGNTVPAFGMYPYFPEEYKHLSKIIEVKNLHCRPCSKLGFEKCPKNHFKCMNLIDEKEVVNSIHWE from the coding sequence TTGAAAAAAATTCTGATAATAAGGTTCAGCTCAATTGGTGATATTGTGCTTACCTCGCCGATAATTCGTTGCGTAAAACAACAACTTAAAGATGTAGAATTACATTACCTTACAAAAGAATCACATTTGCCTATAGTAAAGCATAATCCTTATATCGATAAGATTTACACCATAAAGAAAAGTGTTATGTCGGTTATGCCTCAGTTAAAAGAAGAGAAGTATGATTTTATTATCGACTTACATAACAGCATACGTTCTACATCAACAGTGTTGCATCTTGTAAGACCTTTTAATTCGGTTAAAAAGCTAAATATTAAAAAAGAACTTTACGTTTATACAAAAATAAATTTACTTCCAAAAGTTCATAATGTTGACCGGTTTTTTGATGTGGTTGAAAAACTTGGAGTGAAGAATGATGGTAAAGGTCTGGATTATTTTATCAGTGATGATGAAGTTGTGAATCTTTCCGATTTACCCGAAACTCACAGGAATGGATATGTTGCTTTTGTTATTGGCGGAAAGCATGCTACTAAAAGATTGCCCGATAATAAAATAATTTCAATTTGTACAAGAATTCATCATCCTGTTATTATTCTTGGAGGTAAAGAAAATCATGAATCGGGTGAATTGATAAAAAGTGTAGTAGGAGATAAAGTTTATAATGCCTGCGGACTATATTCGCTGAACCAGGCAGCATCGATTATTCAACAATCGAAGCAGGTAATATCAAACGATACCGGCTTAATGCATGTTGCAGCTGCTTTTAAAAAACCTGTGATATCAATTTGGGGAAACACTGTCCCTGCATTCGGCATGTATCCTTATTTCCCGGAAGAATATAAACACCTTTCAAAAATCATTGAAGTAAAGAATCTGCATTGCCGTCCCTGCTCAAAGCTTGGATTTGAAAAATGCCCCAAGAACCATTTCAAATGCATGAACCTTATTGATGAAAAAGAAGTGGTGAATAGCATTCATTGGGAGTAA
- a CDS encoding MBL fold metallo-hydrolase — translation MITVKSFVFNPFQVNMFLLYDETKECVIVDAACMNSDEEKKLLNYISANNLKPVHLISTHPHIDHVAGNKFICNTYNIPLTIHKDGLPILKGVAQYAAAFGFDDVEYFEPKNFISENDILKFGSSELKILYTPGHVNGSICLYSEKDNFVIVGDVLFNESIGRSDLPTGNHDLLISSIKNKLLVLPENTMVYPGHGPTTTIGYEKKNNPYL, via the coding sequence ATGATTACTGTAAAATCCTTTGTTTTCAACCCTTTCCAGGTGAATATGTTTTTGTTGTACGACGAAACGAAAGAATGTGTAATAGTTGACGCTGCCTGCATGAACAGCGATGAAGAAAAAAAACTTTTAAATTATATTTCTGCAAACAACCTTAAACCCGTGCATCTGATAAGCACTCACCCGCACATCGACCATGTTGCCGGAAATAAATTTATTTGCAATACGTACAATATTCCGCTCACAATTCATAAAGACGGGCTTCCTATTTTAAAAGGTGTTGCGCAATATGCAGCAGCGTTTGGCTTTGATGATGTAGAATATTTTGAACCTAAAAATTTTATTTCGGAAAATGACATTTTAAAATTCGGAAGCTCGGAATTAAAAATTTTATACACTCCCGGACATGTCAATGGCAGTATTTGCCTGTATTCCGAAAAAGATAATTTTGTAATTGTTGGCGATGTACTGTTTAACGAAAGCATTGGCCGCAGCGACCTTCCAACCGGAAATCATGATCTGCTCATCAGCAGCATAAAAAACAAATTGCTTGTACTGCCCGAAAATACTATGGTTTACCCGGGTCACGGACCTACGACAACTATTGGATACGAGAAAAAGAATAATCCTTATTTATAA